The proteins below are encoded in one region of Labeo rohita strain BAU-BD-2019 chromosome 15, IGBB_LRoh.1.0, whole genome shotgun sequence:
- the LOC127177051 gene encoding uncharacterized protein LOC127177051, which yields MKFTVFLSGLLLLFLLSVWTESVEGENVDINTLARIINFVEHNYKRVDKDGHPRQYAVAINVPKDKCQQNFIPAQNNFLTQENAANVKNAITDDTNALYQGAELIAAGTRKVVISKKKQYNMHSESLLLNPADNSPMTKLLNKRKDGCSVFYSFESPCVDTCLDATGSHSILNALKNWKEHDGIKAFVFKNFWKFDTKKDLQTKFKQIVAHVPLYRCLSENECYACNGEGNTPIDAHCLPPPEN from the exons ATG aagttcaCAGTATTTCTGAGTGGACTCCTGCTGCTCTTTCTGCTTTCTGTTTGGACAGAAAGTGTTGAAGGTGAAAATGTGGACATCAATACTCTTGCACGTATTATAAACTTCGTTGAGCACAA ctATAAGAGAGTTGATAAAGATGGACATCCCCGTCAGTATGCTGTAGCCATCAATGTGCCAAAGGATAAGTGTCAACAGAACTTCATTCCTGCACAGAACAACTTCCTGACTCAGGAGAATGCAGCGAATGTGAAAAATGCTATTACTGATGATACGAACGCGCTTTACCAAGGTGCAGAACTCATCGCTGCAGGAACTAGAAAGGTTGTAATCAGTAAAAAGAAACAATACAACATGCATTCAGAGTCTCTCCTGCTGAACCCTGCTGACAACTCGCCCAtgaccaaacttttgaataaaagaaaagacGGCTGCTCGGTTTTCTACTCATTTGAGTCTCCCTGTGTCGATACGTGTCTGGATGCGACAGGCAGCCACAGCATTTTAAATGCCCTGAAGAACTGGAAAGAACATGATGGAATTAAAGCCTTTGTCTTCAAGAATTTCTGGAAGTTTGACACTAAAAAAGATCTTCAGACCAAATTTAAGCAAATTGTGGCTCATGTTCCTCTCTACCGCTGTTTGAGTGAGAATGAGTGTTATGCTTGTAACGGAGAAGGAAATACTCCCATAGATGCGCACTGTCTGCCTCCACCAGAAAACTAA